From one Triticum aestivum cultivar Chinese Spring chromosome 4B, IWGSC CS RefSeq v2.1, whole genome shotgun sequence genomic stretch:
- the LOC123090485 gene encoding disease resistance protein RGA2 isoform X1, whose translation MVDPLSIAAIGWGLTATGWFVSPYITRLLDKAYAHIKPGKASKKIRLLVTQTVPRLKLILEAAEGSEHKDLFEELLTDLRSAFYATEDILDEVEYVRRLKIGSKRKFDSCVEDSSSSQGIGTSSSLTIPGPLSKLLKENVTKIEELIEKVHKTIESANLQSNNGSDKRIATTTAKNVQGPTLSVPTGKVTGRDEDLKKITDMLRQAEDDTCLSVIGIIGIPGSGKTTLAQCVCTSERNDDYFDLVMWIHVSEYFTVQTIYGEMFEQAWQKFGEKDKKYPQYSSLDMLRAELEKVLNGKRFFLVLDDIWFNKLQQLLSPLKVGKEGRKILVTSRHDSLSCLGPDVRTTTYQIPDLDDEAFLKLFMHYALGNKLVHKADEGKLQSIGEEIAKKLKKSPLLARVVGGILFQKRMVKVTDWRSVKDQNLLDKHMGALWWNYNHLGEQVRRCFAYCSIFPRRHPLRRDELINLWVAEGFINTTTGGQEAEDVGQDYFDELLSTSFLLPGWKDHMHGHEYFVIHDLLHDLAVKVAGSDCFKIENEWTGNISIDVRHLYIQRCNASMLTEHIIKLKNLRSLIIYEIDYDISKQVLEEMFRKLSKLRVLILTATSCPSQFIFPESIGSLKYLRYLGIQRFADNITMPSTFAKLYLLQVLDLGDACSVHSSFGENIIKLFDLRHVISTVVCFPSIGRLTSLRTMPKLSLYPEEGLDGYELHQLKHLNKLQGKLTIGCLEYTKSKEEALEAKLADKEHLTELKMLWYDEYICTPDIEEAQAEVEADVLEGLCPPENIKSLTISGYRGSRYPSWMVSTQKSTMHLHNLVLDSCDHQPDSSPGLFFIPVSSLELHGCWWDTLPYNMEDLESLYLHGSNIPSNMQHLTSLKKLIIKCEELYSYEVTLPTLPSCLEYIEISGGIYIADNKIWEKIKDVPNKVIDGLPIDGIEDFPWTEGLVQIRQTRALRRPDNTEGAGGSSLPMGSSGSSSAEEDSGGTAMV comes from the exons ATGGTGGATCCTCTGTCAATAGCAGCAATTGGATGGGGCCTAACCGCCACAGGGTGGTTCGTCTCCCCATACATCACCAGGCTTCTGGACAAAGCCTACGCCCACATCAAGCCAGGCAAAGCAAGCAAGAAGATTCGGCTCCTGGTAACTCAGACTGTCCCTCGGTTGAAGCTTATTCTAGAAGCAGCAGAGGGCAGCGAACATAAGGATCTTTTCGAGGAGTTGCTGACAGATCTCAGATCTGCTTTCTATGCCACTGAAGACATCCTGGATGAAGTTGAGTACGTTCGTCGACTCAAGATTGGGAGTAAGCGTAAATTTGATTCATGTGTTGAAGATAGCTCCTCAAGCCAG GGCATTGGTACTTCATCAAGTTTGACTATCCCGGGCCCTTTAAGTAAACTTCTGAAGGAAAATGTGACCAAGATAGAAGAACTTATTGAGAAAGTACATAAAACTATTGAATCGGCAAACCTGCAAAGCAACAATGGAAGTGACAAACGTATAGCAACTACTACTGCAAAAAATGTACAAGGGCCCACTCTTTCAGTCCCAACGGGCAAGGTAACAGGCAGAGATGAGGATCTTAAGAAGATAACGGATATGCTTCGTCAGGCAGAAGACGATACGTGTTTATCTGTAATTGGAATTATTGGTATTCCAGGGTCTGGGAAGACAACGCTGGCACAATGTGTGTGCACGTCCGAGAGAAATGATGACTATTTTGACCTTGTTATGTGGATTCATGTTTCGGAATATTTTACCGTGCAAACCATTTATGGTGAGATGTTCgagcaagcttggcaaaaatttgGGGAGAAGGATAAAAAATACCCTCAATATAGTAGCCTTGATATGCTGAGAGCGGAACTGGAGAAGGTGCTAAATGGCAAACGATTCTTCTTGGTACTGGATGATATCTGGTTCAATAAGTTACAACAGTTACTCTCTCCATTAAAGGTTGGAAAGGAAGGAAGAAAGATCCTCGTGACAAGTCGACACGATTCACTGTCATGCCTAGGTCCTGATGTGAGAACTACTACGTATCAAATACCTGATTTAGATGATGAAGCCTTCTTGAAACTGTTCATGCATTATGCACTTGGTAATAAGCTTGTACATAAGGCAGATGAAGGAAAGCTCCAAAGTATTGGTGAGGAGATTGCAAAAAAACTGAAGAAATCACCACTATTAGCAAGAGTAGTAGGAGGAATCCTATTTCAAAAAAGAATGGTTAAGGTTACCGATTGGAGAAGTGTTAAAGATCAGAATCTCTTGGATAAGCAcatgggagctctgtggtggaacTACAATCATCTTGGTGAGCAGGTCAGGCGGTGCTTTGCTTATTGCAGCATTTTCCCTAGAAGACATCCTTTGCGCCGTGATGAGTTAATTAACCTGTGGGTGGCAGAAGGGTTTATTAATACCACAACCGGAGGACAGGAAGCTGAAGATGTTGGTCAGGATTATTTTGATGAATTGTTGTCCACCTCATTTCTGCTTCCTGGATGGAAGGATCACATGCATGGACATGAGTACTTTGTAATTCATGATCTACTTCATGATTTAGCAGTGAAGGTTGCAGGAAGTGATTGCTTCAAAATTGAGAATGAATGGACAGGAAATATTTCTATAGATGTTCGCCATCTTTATATCCAGAGGTGTAATGCATCCATGCTTACTGAGCATATTATCAAACTGAAAAACTTGCGGAGTCTTATCATTTATGAGATTGACTATGACATAAGCAAACAAGTCCTTGAGGAGATGTTTAGGAAGTTAAGTAAGCTGCGGGTACTGATCTTGACAGCTACAAGTTGTCCTTCTCAGTTTATTTTCCCAGAATCTATTGGTTCTTTAAAGTATCTGCGCTATCTTGGTATTCAGAGATTTGCTGACAACATAACAATGCCAAGCACATTTGCCAAGCTTTACCTTCTGCAAGTGCTTGATTTGGGTGATGCGTGCAGTGTTCATTCCTCCTTTGGTGAAAATATCATTAAACTCTTTGACTTGCGGCATGTAATCAGTACAGTTGTGTGTTTTCCAAGCATTGGCAGACTGACATCACTTCGCACGATGCCAAAATTATCTCTTTATCCGGAAGAAGGCCTTGATGGGTACGAGTTACACCAGCTGAAGCACCTCAACAAGCTTCAAGGCAAGCTTACAATTGGATGTCTTGAGTACACTAAAAGCAAGGAGGAAGCTCTTGAAGCCAAGCTAGCTGATAAGGAACACCTCACAGAACTGAAAATGTTATGGTATGATGAGTACATTTGTACCCCAGATATAGAAGAAGCGCAAGCAGAAGTAGAAGCAGATGTGCTCGAGGGTCTTTGCCCACCGGAGAATATTAAATCATTGACAATATCTGGTTACAGAGGTTCAAGGTATCCAAGTTGGATGGTTAGCACGCAGAAGAGCACAATGCACCTGCACAACCTCGTGCTTGACTCGTGCGACCACCAGCCTGATTCTAGCCCCGGACTCTTTTTCATTCCTGTTAGTTCTCTCGAGCTACATGGCTGCTGGTGGGACACCTTACCCTACAACATGGAGGACCTCGAGTCGCTCTATCTTCACGGTAGTAATATACCATCCAATATGCAGCACCTCACGTCGCTCAAGAAACTGATCATCAAATGTGAGGAACTTTATTCATACGAAGTTACTCTTCCAACACTGCCCAGTTGTCTTGAGTACATTGAGATTAGTGGCGGGATATACATAGCAGATAACAAAATTTGGGAGAAGATTAAGGATGTTCCAAATAAGGTTATCGATGGTTTGCCAATTGATGGCATTGAAGATTTTCCGTGGACTGAAG GGTTGGTGCAGATTCGTCAGACGAGGGCTCTGAGGCGACCGGATAATACGGAAGGCGCTGGTGGCAGCAGTCTTCCGATGGGTAGCAGTGGCAGTTCCTCTGCAGAGGAGGACAGCGGAGGGACGGCCATGGTCTGA
- the LOC123090485 gene encoding putative disease resistance protein At3g14460 isoform X2, whose amino-acid sequence MVDPLSIAAIGWGLTATGWFVSPYITRLLDKAYAHIKPGKASKKIRLLVTQTVPRLKLILEAAEGSEHKDLFEELLTDLRSAFYATEDILDEVEYVRRLKIGSKRKFDSCVEDSSSSQGIGTSSSLTIPGPLSKLLKENVTKIEELIEKVHKTIESANLQSNNGSDKRIATTTAKNVQGPTLSVPTGKVTGRDEDLKKITDMLRQAEDDTCLSVIGIIGIPGSGKTTLAQCVCTSERNDDYFDLVMWIHVSEYFTVQTIYGEMFEQAWQKFGEKDKKYPQYSSLDMLRAELEKVLNGKRFFLVLDDIWFNKLQQLLSPLKVGKEGRKILVTSRHDSLSCLGPDVRTTTYQIPDLDDEAFLKLFMHYALGNKLVHKADEGKLQSIGEEIAKKLKKSPLLARVVGGILFQKRMVKVTDWRSVKDQNLLDKHMGALWWNYNHLGEQVRRCFAYCSIFPRRHPLRRDELINLWVAEGFINTTTGGQEAEDVGQDYFDELLSTSFLLPGWKDHMHGHEYFVIHDLLHDLAVKVAGSDCFKIENEWTGNISIDVRHLYIQRCNASMLTEHIIKLKNLRSLIIYEIDYDISKQVLEEMFRKLSKLRVLILTATSCPSQFIFPESIGSLKYLRYLGIQRFADNITMPSTFAKLYLLQVLDLGDACSVHSSFGENIIKLFDLRHVISTVVCFPSIGRLTSLRTMPKLSLYPEEGLDGYELHQLKHLNKLQGKLTIGCLEYTKSKEEALEAKLADKEHLTELKMLWYDEYICTPDIEEAQAEVEADVLEGLCPPENIKSLTISGYRGSRYPSWMVSTQKSTMHLHNLVLDSCDHQPDSSPGLFFIPVSSLELHGCWWDTLPYNMEDLESLYLHGSNIPSNMQHLTSLKKLIIKCEELYSYEVTLPTLPSCLEYIEISGGIYIADNKIWEKIKDVPNKVIDGLPIDGIEDFPWTEDSSDEGSEATG is encoded by the exons ATGGTGGATCCTCTGTCAATAGCAGCAATTGGATGGGGCCTAACCGCCACAGGGTGGTTCGTCTCCCCATACATCACCAGGCTTCTGGACAAAGCCTACGCCCACATCAAGCCAGGCAAAGCAAGCAAGAAGATTCGGCTCCTGGTAACTCAGACTGTCCCTCGGTTGAAGCTTATTCTAGAAGCAGCAGAGGGCAGCGAACATAAGGATCTTTTCGAGGAGTTGCTGACAGATCTCAGATCTGCTTTCTATGCCACTGAAGACATCCTGGATGAAGTTGAGTACGTTCGTCGACTCAAGATTGGGAGTAAGCGTAAATTTGATTCATGTGTTGAAGATAGCTCCTCAAGCCAG GGCATTGGTACTTCATCAAGTTTGACTATCCCGGGCCCTTTAAGTAAACTTCTGAAGGAAAATGTGACCAAGATAGAAGAACTTATTGAGAAAGTACATAAAACTATTGAATCGGCAAACCTGCAAAGCAACAATGGAAGTGACAAACGTATAGCAACTACTACTGCAAAAAATGTACAAGGGCCCACTCTTTCAGTCCCAACGGGCAAGGTAACAGGCAGAGATGAGGATCTTAAGAAGATAACGGATATGCTTCGTCAGGCAGAAGACGATACGTGTTTATCTGTAATTGGAATTATTGGTATTCCAGGGTCTGGGAAGACAACGCTGGCACAATGTGTGTGCACGTCCGAGAGAAATGATGACTATTTTGACCTTGTTATGTGGATTCATGTTTCGGAATATTTTACCGTGCAAACCATTTATGGTGAGATGTTCgagcaagcttggcaaaaatttgGGGAGAAGGATAAAAAATACCCTCAATATAGTAGCCTTGATATGCTGAGAGCGGAACTGGAGAAGGTGCTAAATGGCAAACGATTCTTCTTGGTACTGGATGATATCTGGTTCAATAAGTTACAACAGTTACTCTCTCCATTAAAGGTTGGAAAGGAAGGAAGAAAGATCCTCGTGACAAGTCGACACGATTCACTGTCATGCCTAGGTCCTGATGTGAGAACTACTACGTATCAAATACCTGATTTAGATGATGAAGCCTTCTTGAAACTGTTCATGCATTATGCACTTGGTAATAAGCTTGTACATAAGGCAGATGAAGGAAAGCTCCAAAGTATTGGTGAGGAGATTGCAAAAAAACTGAAGAAATCACCACTATTAGCAAGAGTAGTAGGAGGAATCCTATTTCAAAAAAGAATGGTTAAGGTTACCGATTGGAGAAGTGTTAAAGATCAGAATCTCTTGGATAAGCAcatgggagctctgtggtggaacTACAATCATCTTGGTGAGCAGGTCAGGCGGTGCTTTGCTTATTGCAGCATTTTCCCTAGAAGACATCCTTTGCGCCGTGATGAGTTAATTAACCTGTGGGTGGCAGAAGGGTTTATTAATACCACAACCGGAGGACAGGAAGCTGAAGATGTTGGTCAGGATTATTTTGATGAATTGTTGTCCACCTCATTTCTGCTTCCTGGATGGAAGGATCACATGCATGGACATGAGTACTTTGTAATTCATGATCTACTTCATGATTTAGCAGTGAAGGTTGCAGGAAGTGATTGCTTCAAAATTGAGAATGAATGGACAGGAAATATTTCTATAGATGTTCGCCATCTTTATATCCAGAGGTGTAATGCATCCATGCTTACTGAGCATATTATCAAACTGAAAAACTTGCGGAGTCTTATCATTTATGAGATTGACTATGACATAAGCAAACAAGTCCTTGAGGAGATGTTTAGGAAGTTAAGTAAGCTGCGGGTACTGATCTTGACAGCTACAAGTTGTCCTTCTCAGTTTATTTTCCCAGAATCTATTGGTTCTTTAAAGTATCTGCGCTATCTTGGTATTCAGAGATTTGCTGACAACATAACAATGCCAAGCACATTTGCCAAGCTTTACCTTCTGCAAGTGCTTGATTTGGGTGATGCGTGCAGTGTTCATTCCTCCTTTGGTGAAAATATCATTAAACTCTTTGACTTGCGGCATGTAATCAGTACAGTTGTGTGTTTTCCAAGCATTGGCAGACTGACATCACTTCGCACGATGCCAAAATTATCTCTTTATCCGGAAGAAGGCCTTGATGGGTACGAGTTACACCAGCTGAAGCACCTCAACAAGCTTCAAGGCAAGCTTACAATTGGATGTCTTGAGTACACTAAAAGCAAGGAGGAAGCTCTTGAAGCCAAGCTAGCTGATAAGGAACACCTCACAGAACTGAAAATGTTATGGTATGATGAGTACATTTGTACCCCAGATATAGAAGAAGCGCAAGCAGAAGTAGAAGCAGATGTGCTCGAGGGTCTTTGCCCACCGGAGAATATTAAATCATTGACAATATCTGGTTACAGAGGTTCAAGGTATCCAAGTTGGATGGTTAGCACGCAGAAGAGCACAATGCACCTGCACAACCTCGTGCTTGACTCGTGCGACCACCAGCCTGATTCTAGCCCCGGACTCTTTTTCATTCCTGTTAGTTCTCTCGAGCTACATGGCTGCTGGTGGGACACCTTACCCTACAACATGGAGGACCTCGAGTCGCTCTATCTTCACGGTAGTAATATACCATCCAATATGCAGCACCTCACGTCGCTCAAGAAACTGATCATCAAATGTGAGGAACTTTATTCATACGAAGTTACTCTTCCAACACTGCCCAGTTGTCTTGAGTACATTGAGATTAGTGGCGGGATATACATAGCAGATAACAAAATTTGGGAGAAGATTAAGGATGTTCCAAATAAGGTTATCGATGGTTTGCCAATTGATGGCATTGAAGATTTTCCGTGGACTGAAG ATTCGTCAGACGAGGGCTCTGAGGCGACCGGATAA
- the LOC123090487 gene encoding receptor-like protein kinase FERONIA: MAFRTLPVNLQLIALLLSLALAADNTSINSGLILLNCGGSGQYDDVDSGGRIWYGDTGSKFAPSVEGVGASASASYQDPSLPSMIPYMTARIFSSNYTYSFPVSQGRLFLRLYFYPVAYGNYAVSDAFFGVTTENLVLLNGFNASQTAQANNYAYLVREFSMNVSSRRLDLTFSPSTFLNGSYAFINGIEIVPTPNIFTTADTTFVYGDYIAPFSFAADKGFQTMYQLNVGGQAISPKDDTGFYRSWDVDSPYIYGAGYGVTHSKDPSVTIMYTPTVPNYTAPVDVYGTARSMGPVQQFNLNYNLTWILPVDAGFTYLLRFHFCEIQSTFTKVNQRSFYIYINNQTAQEDMDVILLSGGTGTTAYREYFIMASGFGQVDMWIALSPDISTNPQYYDAILNGLEVFKLQDSSRNLAGLNPPTLQNPDIDPNRLSSGTRKSKGDIPARATIIGGGVAVLLITFFSTCVIYRWNKVAKSCHKTDCGPNGRLKSRHFSLAEIQLATNNFDQALIIGRGGFGNVYSGEIDGGIKVAIKRLKQGSQQGFHEFHTEIGMLCNFRHGHLVSLIGYCKDKNEMILVYDYMPHGTLRDHLYGTRNPSLSWKQRLNICIGAARGLHYLHTGTEQGIIHRDVKTTNILLDDRLMAKVSDFGLSKACTDSDKAHVSTAVKGSFGYFDPEYFLLRRLTKKSDVYSFGVVLFEILCARPVINTELPDEQVSLRDWALSCQDTGVLKQIVDPCIKEEITPECFRIFSELAVKCVSDRSIDRPSMGDVLQNLEAALRLQDNRSCAGDPSSLQVIGLVHSDKASTHSVLSVAAQEEIFSDIIHLEGR, encoded by the coding sequence ATGGCCTTCCGAACCCTACCAGTTAACCTCCAGTTAATAGCTCTCCTCTTGTCGCTTGCCCTCGCGGCCGATAACACCTCCATAAACTCTGGCCTCATCCTCTTAAATTGCGGAGGATCAGGCCAATATGATGATGTAGATAGTGGTGGTCGTATTTGGTACGGGGACACCGGCTCCAAGTTCGCACCATCGGTGGAAGGAGTTGGAGCCAGTGCCAGTGCTTCATACCAAGATCCTTCCCTCCCATCCATGATCCCTTATATGACTGCACGCATCTTCTCTTCAAATTACACATATTCCTTCCCTGTTAGTCAAGGTCGCTTGTTCTTACGCCTCTACTTCTATCCGGTTGCTTATGGAAACTATGCCGTCTCCGATGCCTTTTTTGGTGTCACTACAGAAAATCTTGTCCTCTTAAATGGCTTCAATGCTTCACAAACAGCCCAGGCAAACAATTATGCCTACCTTGTCCGTGAGTTCTCGATGAATGTATCTTCACGCAGATTGGACCTCACATTTTCCCCATCAACATTTTTGAATGGTTCATATGCATTTATCAATGGCATTGAGATTGTGCCCACACCTAACATCTTCACAACAGCCGACACAACATTTGTCTACGGTGATTACATAGCTCCATTCTCATTCGCCGCTGACAAAGGCTTCCAGACCATGTACCAGCTCAATGTTGGGGGCCAAGCCATTTCCCCGAAAGATGACACGGGCTTTTACCGCTCATGGGACGTTGATTCCCCGTACATATATGGTGCCGGCTATGGGGTGACCCACTCCAAAGATCCTAGTGTGACTATCATGTATACACCCACAGTGCCGAATTACACAGCGCCAGTTGATGTCTATGGTACAGCTCGGTCGATGGGGCCAGTTCAACAGTTCAACCTCAACTACAACCTTACATGGATTTTGCCGGTTGATGCTGGGTTCACCTACCTCCTAAGGTTCCATTTCTGTGAGATTCAGTCAACTTTTACCAAGGTCAATCAGAGGTCGTTCTACATCTACATCAACAACCAGACAGCGCAGGAGGATATGGATGTAATCTTGTTGAGCGGAGGAACAGGTACAACAGCATATAGGGAATATTTTATCATGGCTAGTGGTTTTGGTCAAGTGGACATGTGGATTGCACTTTCCCCTGATATTTCAACTAATCCACAATATTATGATGCAATACTGAATGGCCTTGAGGTCTTCAAGCTACAAGATTCCAGCCGAAATCTTGCTGGGCTCAATCCTCCTACTCTACAAAATCCTGACATTGATCCTAATAGGCTATCTAGCGGTACAAGAAAATCCAAAGGCGACATACCAGCAAGAGCAACCATCATCGGTGGTGGTGTTGCTGTGCTTTTGATTACCTTTTTTAGCACATGTGTTATCTACAGATGGAATAAGGTAGCGAAGAGTTGTCACAAGACCGACTGTGGACCAAATGGACGCCTGAAGAGTCGTCACTTCTCATTAGCAGAAATTCAACTTGCCACCAATAATTTTGATCAAGCACTGATCATCGGCAGAGGCGGTTTCGGGAATGTCTACAGCGGCGAGATAGATGGAGGGATAAAGGTGGCGATCAAGCGACTCAAGCAGGGATCCCAGCAAGGCTTTCATGAGTTCCACACTGAAATTGGGATGTTGTGCAATTTCCGCCATGGTCACCTTGTATCTTTGATTGGCTACTGCAAGGACAAGAATGAGATGATTTTGGTGTATGACTACATGCCTCACGGAACACTACGTGATCATCTCTACGGAACCAGAAACCCATCACTGTCGTGGAAGCAGCGCCTTAATATTTGCATCGGTGCAGCCCGAGGGCTGCATTACCTCCACACTGGCACAGAGCAAGGAATCATCCACCGTGACGTTAAGACGACCAACATCCTACTGGATGATAGGTTAATGGCCAAGGTTTCTGATTTTGGTCTATCTAAGGCATGTACAGATAGTGACAAGGCGCATGTGAGCACCGCAGTAAAAGGGTCCTTTGGATATTTTGATCCGGAGTACTTCTTGCTGCGGCGTCTCACCAAAAAATCAGATGTGTACTCCTTCGGGGTTGTGTTGTTTGAGATCCTGTGTGCGCGCCCTGTGATAAACACCGAGCTCCCGGACGAGCAAGTGAGCTTGCGTGACTGGGCGCTATCTTGCCAGGACACAGGTGTACTCAAGCAGATTGTTGACCCCTGcattaaggaggaaatcacccctGAGTGCTTCAGGATATTTTCAGAGCTAGCGGTGAAATGTGTTTCTGATCGTAGCATAGATAGGCCATCAATGGGTGATGTGCTTCAGAATCTTGAGGCCGCACTGAGGCTGCAGGACAATAGAAGCTGTGCCGGGGATCCATCATCTCTTCAGGTCATCGGTCTAGTGCATTCAGACAAAGCATCGACACACTCAGTACTTAGCGTCGCTGCACAGGAAGAGATATTCTCAGATATTATACATCTGGAAGGCCGGTAA